In Elusimicrobium sp. An273, a genomic segment contains:
- a CDS encoding ATP-binding protein has product MFVPWFPKRYLLNSDISISRLVFAGPNWQIYKLGDGRNLLVVVTDLAQKWANLGLLGISVWRSVSFGGKNYQFIVSSDKYVLRPTNHDVAIADKTEALAFANSLRETRKLVPDIPLDNSIYVEQYARLLPLAETIDNSDDGLLLGTCLTGGVPVSIKAIRRLQNLTPYLSREDLHEIAQVAGVGIAKTLQRDPTDTESHKNHLLDCFSLPGATYLEQFFYENVIDIAFHPEKYEPLGISFPSPIVLYGAPGTGKTFAVEQLATFLDWPVFSVDSSSVGSPYIHQTSKKISEVFEKACSAAPSILVIDEMEAYLSNRDGAQEYKIEEIGEFLRLIPEASNHKVLVIGITNLLEKIDPAILRTGRFDHKIEVKMPDAKDIENMFRSAFEKLPVDQNIQAGEIISALIGKSRSDVAFVIKEAARLTAFKGKKQITQQELNEALHSGHFLYENNKRTIGFRP; this is encoded by the coding sequence ATGTTTGTTCCTTGGTTTCCCAAAAGATATTTGCTTAATTCTGATATTTCAATATCCCGTCTTGTTTTTGCGGGCCCTAACTGGCAAATATACAAATTAGGTGATGGACGCAATTTGCTTGTAGTGGTTACTGATTTAGCCCAAAAATGGGCAAACTTAGGATTATTGGGTATATCAGTATGGCGGAGTGTTTCCTTTGGCGGCAAAAACTATCAGTTTATTGTGTCTTCAGATAAATATGTATTGAGACCAACCAATCATGATGTTGCCATTGCAGATAAAACGGAGGCATTGGCCTTTGCAAATTCTTTGCGAGAAACTCGCAAACTTGTTCCTGATATTCCTCTTGATAATTCAATATATGTCGAACAATATGCACGTTTGCTTCCTCTTGCTGAAACCATAGATAATTCAGATGATGGCCTTTTGTTAGGGACTTGCCTAACAGGAGGAGTTCCAGTATCTATAAAAGCGATTCGCCGTTTGCAAAACTTGACTCCGTATTTATCAAGAGAAGATTTGCATGAAATTGCTCAAGTTGCAGGGGTGGGTATTGCTAAAACCTTGCAAAGAGATCCTACAGATACGGAAAGTCATAAAAATCACCTTTTGGATTGTTTTAGTTTGCCAGGTGCTACCTATTTAGAACAATTTTTTTATGAAAATGTGATTGATATTGCATTCCATCCGGAGAAATATGAACCGCTGGGAATATCTTTCCCTTCTCCTATAGTTCTGTATGGAGCCCCAGGGACAGGTAAAACTTTTGCAGTAGAGCAATTAGCTACTTTTTTGGATTGGCCGGTTTTTTCTGTTGATTCAAGCAGTGTGGGAAGCCCCTATATTCATCAAACGAGCAAAAAGATATCAGAAGTTTTCGAGAAAGCTTGTTCAGCTGCCCCCTCAATACTTGTTATTGATGAAATGGAGGCATATTTATCAAACCGCGATGGAGCCCAGGAATATAAAATTGAGGAAATAGGAGAATTTCTGCGGCTTATTCCCGAAGCTTCTAATCATAAAGTCTTAGTGATTGGAATCACTAATTTATTAGAAAAAATAGATCCAGCTATTTTGCGAACAGGTCGTTTTGACCATAAGATTGAGGTTAAAATGCCTGATGCAAAAGATATCGAAAATATGTTTCGATCTGCATTCGAGAAATTGCCTGTTGATCAAAACATCCAAGCGGGAGAGATCATATCTGCCTTGATTGGTAAATCTCGTTCAGATGTGGCCTTTGTTATTAAAGAAGCTGCCCGTTTAACAGCTTTTAAAGGGAAAAAGCAGATTACACAACAAGAACTTAATGAAGCTCTCCACAGCGGCCACTTTTTATATGAGAACAATAAACGGACAATAGGATTTAGGCCATGA
- a CDS encoding LA2681 family HEPN domain-containing protein, with protein sequence MKRYLSPKDKERYADYLTINAKYYHLAKKIDAAEYTKNLEVLHQAIDECQEAINLSTDPLELSTLYYFKSNGLRGLKEKNSWNWRTAIEGQILLAMRNSIRYSLIVSHKIPKAELARRYTNLANATDFAGLFIEAGELYDRALYFQEDKGVALLNKGISLISYGNYVCNEDTAQIFMREAAFWLQEAFRIGEKDLREETVPIKQAKERYSRFLQVPQPVQFKNIEEKFSIEPEELKYRKWAAENRLFLNPLNDLCSEPIKLCVVEDCLMAPSFIFDDSSKRKYLPLWINQLKQEFIAARTLCFEGFSAPREHYSDHLTFLEAHPLLPGRIYSFNLEKIKWAFRSAYSLFDKIAVILTDMYAIEHTNKVYFRSFWYQNENFKQPLKPFFSSEPKTQNFNRHNLALRALFSIANDFSSKTEEWKDSLDEEMRDITAMRHNLEHNGLEVIETGESNLKERIITLQDLIDKTLYLLKKCRNAIMYLIFAINEESRKETEKDKHLRLPIHGLPYFVPEGLDFSLGKDSSSKNK encoded by the coding sequence ATGAAAAGATATTTATCTCCTAAAGACAAAGAACGATATGCAGATTATTTAACTATAAACGCTAAATATTATCATTTAGCAAAAAAGATTGATGCAGCTGAATATACAAAAAATTTAGAAGTCCTACATCAGGCTATTGATGAATGTCAAGAGGCTATCAATTTAAGTACAGATCCGTTAGAATTATCCACTTTATATTACTTTAAGAGTAACGGATTGCGTGGGCTTAAAGAAAAGAACAGTTGGAACTGGCGCACCGCTATTGAAGGACAAATTTTATTGGCGATGCGTAATTCTATTCGTTATTCGCTAATAGTAAGTCATAAAATCCCAAAAGCAGAACTGGCAAGAAGATATACCAATTTAGCGAATGCTACTGATTTCGCCGGACTATTTATAGAGGCTGGAGAATTATACGATAGGGCATTATATTTCCAGGAAGATAAAGGTGTAGCTCTCTTAAATAAAGGGATTTCTTTGATATCCTATGGGAACTATGTCTGTAACGAAGATACAGCACAAATTTTTATGCGTGAGGCTGCTTTTTGGTTGCAAGAAGCCTTTCGGATTGGAGAAAAAGATCTCCGCGAAGAAACGGTCCCTATCAAACAAGCAAAGGAAAGATATTCTCGCTTTTTGCAGGTGCCACAGCCAGTGCAATTCAAAAATATTGAAGAAAAATTTTCTATTGAACCAGAAGAATTGAAATATAGAAAATGGGCGGCAGAAAATAGATTGTTTCTGAATCCCTTAAATGATCTTTGCTCTGAACCCATCAAATTATGTGTGGTGGAAGATTGCTTAATGGCCCCTTCATTTATTTTTGATGACAGTAGCAAAAGAAAATACTTGCCATTGTGGATTAATCAGCTCAAGCAAGAATTCATTGCAGCAAGAACATTGTGTTTTGAAGGCTTCTCAGCCCCAAGAGAGCATTATAGTGACCATTTAACTTTCCTGGAAGCTCATCCCCTGTTACCAGGAAGAATATATTCCTTTAATCTAGAAAAAATCAAATGGGCTTTCAGATCCGCATATTCTTTGTTTGATAAAATTGCTGTAATCTTAACTGATATGTATGCCATAGAACATACAAACAAAGTATATTTTAGGAGCTTTTGGTATCAGAATGAGAATTTTAAGCAACCTTTAAAACCTTTCTTTTCTTCAGAACCAAAGACGCAAAATTTTAATCGGCACAATCTTGCCTTACGGGCTCTTTTTAGTATTGCTAATGATTTTTCTTCCAAAACAGAGGAGTGGAAAGATTCTCTTGATGAAGAGATGAGAGATATTACTGCTATGCGCCATAATTTGGAGCATAATGGGTTGGAAGTAATTGAAACGGGAGAGAGTAATCTAAAAGAAAGAATCATTACGCTTCAAGATTTAATAGATAAAACTTTATATTTATTAAAAAAGTGCCGGAATGCCATCATGTATTTAATTTTCGCTATTAATGAAGAATCTCGGAAAGAAACAGAAAAAGATAAACATTTAAGGCTTCCTATACACGGACTTCCGTATTTTGTACCTGAAGGATTAGACTTTTCTCTTGGCAAAGACTCTTCCTCTAAAAATAAATAA
- a CDS encoding LEM-3-like GIY-YIG domain-containing protein, producing MKNKDYSFYIYALKDGRKNPAQIFYIGKGTGMRKEEHLLNIDNTNKGQFIQEIIQDGGKVLVSTLIDNLTEQQALTLEAELIASFGTEKNGGILKNSVTPNPSITSSKRELNLPVGVYELATIGLDFMKKAILEFLEANPDGIKNAEFARYLNLHSDNAGKQKDYLTYSILGILMRENKIRKEPHGKYKINQSN from the coding sequence ATGAAAAATAAAGATTATTCCTTTTATATTTATGCCTTAAAAGATGGAAGAAAAAATCCCGCACAAATTTTCTATATAGGAAAAGGGACAGGGATGAGAAAAGAAGAACACTTACTAAATATAGACAATACAAACAAAGGGCAGTTTATCCAAGAAATTATTCAAGATGGCGGAAAAGTTCTTGTAAGTACTCTTATTGACAATTTAACTGAACAACAAGCTTTAACACTGGAAGCAGAACTTATTGCCTCTTTTGGAACAGAAAAAAATGGCGGAATCTTAAAGAATTCAGTCACGCCCAACCCTTCTATCACTTCTTCGAAACGGGAATTAAATTTGCCTGTTGGAGTTTATGAACTGGCAACTATAGGACTAGACTTTATGAAAAAAGCTATATTAGAGTTTTTAGAAGCTAATCCCGATGGTATAAAAAATGCTGAATTCGCAAGATATCTTAATTTACATTCAGATAATGCCGGCAAACAAAAAGATTATCTAACCTATTCTATCCTAGGAATATTAATGAGAGAAAATAAAATCAGAAAAGAACCTCATGGGAAATATAAAATAAATCAAAGCAACTAG
- a CDS encoding glycoside hydrolase family 3 N-terminal domain-containing protein: MARDFLETYLNKPRSFLFVIGLVLLGLAAWGVMLWRLEAPAPVRPVILLINRYPLTPADKSFLQQANPYGFLLGIPAHPHLDPRRLRQELAEVLHRADFVFFIDQEGGTVNRIKQYDPSFQAPAPEVFGKQAETNLPQAIEAAYQYGVRTGKFLKNLTIDVVFAPLAEQRPTGPNAPHKSRYFSDQPALVQALADAYARGLADGGVIPCYKHAPGGSAQYEKQTVELPALEIQSKLLLV, from the coding sequence ATGGCAAGAGATTTTTTAGAAACGTATTTAAACAAACCGCGGTCGTTTCTTTTTGTGATAGGGCTTGTCTTATTGGGATTGGCGGCATGGGGAGTGATGCTCTGGCGGCTGGAAGCACCGGCACCGGTACGCCCGGTTATTTTGCTGATTAACCGTTACCCGCTGACGCCGGCAGACAAGTCGTTTTTACAGCAGGCCAATCCGTACGGGTTTCTTTTGGGGATTCCGGCACATCCGCATTTGGATCCGCGCCGCCTGCGGCAGGAATTAGCGGAAGTGCTGCATCGGGCGGATTTTGTGTTTTTTATAGACCAAGAAGGGGGCACGGTTAACCGTATTAAACAGTACGATCCGTCTTTTCAGGCGCCCGCGCCGGAAGTGTTTGGAAAACAAGCGGAAACAAATTTGCCGCAAGCGATTGAAGCCGCTTATCAATATGGCGTAAGGACAGGGAAATTTCTTAAAAATTTGACGATAGATGTCGTTTTCGCGCCTTTGGCGGAACAACGGCCCACCGGGCCAAACGCCCCGCACAAAAGCCGTTATTTTTCAGATCAGCCGGCCCTTGTGCAAGCTCTAGCCGACGCTTACGCCCGCGGGTTGGCCGACGGGGGCGTAATTCCTTGTTATAAGCATGCACCCGGCGGCTCGGCGCAGTATGAAAAGCAAACCGTGGAACTTCCTGCGCTTGAAATTCAAAGCAAGTTACTTCTTGTCTGA
- a CDS encoding linear amide C-N hydrolase: MLMKKIFSCLLAAGLLAGQMPADACTGIAFKTTDGAQLQARTIEWGGFSLESQLVIMGRGQQNTSLTPQGQNGLSWKNKYGAVGISVVKAPFIGEGVNEKGLAAGIFYFSGYGSLAPFNPKRAKKSVADVELVRWMLTNFATVDEVIKGLKKIDIVTIYPPQEGQKTASTGHWRIADATGRSIVLEIENNGERHIYENTVGVLTNSPSFPWQVTHLKNYVHLQAGDVKPVSYGDTTLAAFGAGAGMWGLPGDITPPSRFVRAFFYLHTAPQAPTAQAGVLQAFHILNNFDIPIGVEFAAGEKIPDLPSATQWTSVTNMTRPAFYYRTMNNSQIRQIDLTKIDFASVSSQVLPLDKTPEQIEALSF; the protein is encoded by the coding sequence ATTCTTATGAAAAAAATCTTTTCTTGCCTGCTGGCGGCCGGACTGCTGGCGGGGCAAATGCCGGCAGACGCCTGCACCGGCATTGCGTTTAAAACGACCGACGGTGCCCAACTGCAGGCGCGCACCATTGAATGGGGCGGGTTTTCGCTGGAAAGCCAACTGGTCATTATGGGGCGCGGACAGCAAAATACGTCTCTTACGCCGCAGGGCCAAAACGGCCTTTCCTGGAAGAACAAATACGGCGCGGTGGGAATTAGCGTAGTCAAAGCTCCCTTTATCGGCGAAGGCGTGAACGAAAAAGGGTTGGCCGCCGGTATTTTTTATTTTTCCGGCTATGGCAGTTTGGCGCCGTTTAACCCGAAACGGGCCAAAAAATCCGTGGCGGATGTGGAGCTGGTGCGCTGGATGCTGACCAATTTCGCCACCGTAGACGAAGTGATTAAAGGCCTGAAAAAAATTGACATCGTGACCATTTACCCCCCGCAGGAAGGGCAAAAAACAGCCTCCACCGGGCATTGGCGCATTGCAGACGCTACGGGGCGCAGCATCGTGCTGGAAATTGAAAACAACGGCGAGCGGCACATTTACGAAAACACCGTGGGCGTGCTGACCAATTCTCCTTCTTTCCCGTGGCAGGTAACGCATTTAAAGAACTACGTGCACCTGCAAGCGGGCGACGTAAAACCCGTTTCCTATGGCGATACCACCTTAGCGGCTTTTGGGGCCGGCGCCGGCATGTGGGGCCTGCCGGGGGACATTACGCCCCCTTCCCGCTTTGTACGGGCGTTTTTCTATCTGCACACCGCTCCTCAAGCGCCTACGGCGCAGGCCGGCGTATTGCAGGCGTTTCATATCCTAAACAACTTTGATATTCCGATTGGGGTGGAATTTGCGGCGGGTGAAAAAATCCCGGATTTGCCCAGCGCCACCCAATGGACGAGCGTAACCAATATGACGCGCCCCGCTTTCTACTACCGCACGATGAACAACAGCCAAATCCGGCAGATTGATTTAACCAAGATAGACTTTGCTTCCGTTTCTTCGCAGGTCTTGCCGCTGGACAAAACGCCGGAGCAGATAGAAGCCCTTTCTTTCTAA
- a CDS encoding Hsp70 family protein, producing MKHFIGIDLGTTNSAICSYDGEKTHIYQSPRELSEVTPSAIYINKRGVKYLGQEAYKMLLNDPENVAVRFKRFMGTNTPINIPNLGHPMSPEECSAEILKVLFNYLPEELRDSLDGGTVITVPAAFNQMQKEATLQAANMAGIGKVALMQEPVAAIMSVMKARTEDGIFIVYDLGGGTLDIAVAESINGHVSLLSHGGIAMCGGRDFDRAILEYVVYPWLLQNFKLPDTFWNDTAYGRLVRMSAYAAESAKIKLSSDDQAIINVMEEEMRMQDQEGKDIYLNIILTRERYDELVAAQVEESVKAVYETLEKAGLQPDDVARIVFVGGPTCYRPMREKISSALGIPANTDVNPMTAVAEGAALFAESIDWTSQEHARKNVKETLEVQEDVNLQFDYIARTPDIKTKLIMHSASLNENYELQIDSVESGWSSGRVKVKEGNMVELLLSKQGENNFKIFLFNEHGQNIPCEIDKITITRTAATVDSIPASYSVGIEVLDKVGGSSVLDYLVHSGDMLPKKGIKHFKAASTLKAGDPSALNFKIWEGDISMPITDNRLVGVMKISGTDFDEGVIYAGADIDVNYQMSDDGNIRLEISIPSIRSSFNSAKNFYSRQEGQKDYSELPQTIIFDAKSTKERADEMAAHIEDPELDGIRNTLEETSNLPAGLVDPEKAKEAEEKVLRAKRELASIRKKHLYEIRKIELDKAIDLFNTCFQKDVSPLEKSSFDNLVASAQRMLQRDTQEFEDYMFEIRTKIFSMLWKRDWFVVTRFKSLISTPFLFIDKVKFQELAHKGQEAIEMDQIQQLRQIVFELEDIRQGGSSIMEESDITNIVRG from the coding sequence ATGAAACATTTTATAGGGATTGATTTAGGGACTACAAATAGTGCTATTTGTTCATATGATGGAGAAAAAACTCATATTTATCAAAGTCCTCGAGAATTATCGGAAGTAACTCCATCAGCTATTTATATCAATAAACGCGGAGTGAAATATTTAGGGCAAGAGGCATATAAAATGCTTTTAAATGACCCTGAAAATGTGGCCGTCAGATTTAAAAGATTCATGGGAACAAATACTCCAATTAATATTCCTAATTTAGGACATCCTATGTCTCCGGAAGAGTGTTCGGCGGAAATATTAAAAGTATTGTTTAATTATCTTCCTGAAGAACTGAGAGATTCTCTAGACGGAGGTACTGTGATTACTGTTCCAGCCGCATTTAATCAAATGCAAAAAGAAGCTACACTGCAAGCTGCTAATATGGCGGGAATAGGAAAAGTCGCCCTCATGCAGGAGCCTGTTGCTGCCATTATGAGTGTCATGAAAGCTCGTACCGAAGATGGTATCTTTATTGTGTATGATCTTGGTGGAGGGACTTTAGATATAGCCGTAGCAGAAAGCATAAATGGACATGTTAGTTTGTTGAGTCATGGTGGAATAGCTATGTGTGGTGGTAGAGATTTTGACCGTGCTATTTTGGAATATGTCGTATATCCATGGTTGTTACAGAACTTTAAATTGCCTGATACTTTTTGGAATGATACAGCATACGGGCGTTTAGTAAGAATGTCTGCTTATGCTGCTGAGTCTGCTAAAATCAAATTGTCTAGCGATGACCAGGCTATCATTAATGTAATGGAAGAAGAAATGCGGATGCAAGACCAAGAGGGTAAGGATATCTATCTTAATATTATCCTTACTAGAGAACGCTATGATGAGTTGGTTGCAGCACAGGTAGAAGAAAGTGTTAAAGCAGTGTATGAAACTCTAGAAAAAGCAGGATTGCAGCCGGATGATGTCGCCCGAATCGTTTTTGTAGGCGGGCCAACCTGTTACAGACCTATGAGAGAAAAAATATCGTCTGCTTTAGGTATTCCAGCCAATACAGATGTGAATCCCATGACAGCTGTTGCTGAAGGAGCCGCTCTTTTCGCTGAATCGATAGACTGGACTTCTCAAGAACATGCTCGTAAAAATGTCAAAGAAACCCTAGAAGTGCAGGAAGATGTAAACCTTCAATTTGATTACATCGCTCGTACGCCCGACATCAAAACTAAACTTATTATGCATTCGGCTTCTTTAAATGAAAATTATGAGTTACAGATTGATTCTGTTGAAAGTGGTTGGTCCTCTGGAAGAGTAAAAGTCAAAGAAGGTAATATGGTCGAACTGTTATTGTCCAAACAGGGAGAAAATAATTTCAAGATATTTTTGTTTAATGAACATGGACAAAATATTCCGTGTGAAATAGATAAAATTACAATAACCCGAACAGCGGCTACTGTTGACTCAATCCCCGCTTCTTATTCTGTTGGAATTGAGGTGTTGGATAAAGTGGGGGGCTCCTCTGTTTTAGATTATTTAGTCCACTCGGGGGATATGCTTCCTAAAAAAGGAATAAAACATTTTAAAGCAGCTTCTACGCTAAAAGCCGGAGATCCTTCGGCATTAAATTTCAAAATTTGGGAGGGAGATATTTCTATGCCAATTACCGACAACCGTCTAGTAGGCGTGATGAAAATTTCCGGTACTGATTTTGATGAAGGCGTCATTTATGCAGGAGCGGATATCGATGTAAACTATCAAATGTCGGATGATGGAAATATCCGGTTGGAGATTTCTATTCCTAGCATTAGAAGCTCTTTTAATTCTGCTAAAAATTTTTATTCTCGTCAGGAAGGACAAAAAGATTATTCAGAACTTCCTCAAACCATTATTTTTGATGCAAAAAGTACTAAAGAAAGAGCAGATGAAATGGCTGCCCATATTGAAGACCCCGAACTAGATGGTATCAGAAATACCTTGGAAGAAACGTCTAATTTGCCTGCGGGATTAGTAGATCCAGAAAAAGCGAAAGAAGCTGAAGAGAAAGTTTTACGGGCAAAAAGAGAACTTGCTTCTATTCGTAAGAAACATCTGTATGAAATAAGAAAAATAGAATTGGATAAGGCGATTGATCTTTTTAACACCTGCTTCCAAAAGGATGTATCCCCTCTAGAAAAATCCTCTTTCGATAATCTTGTGGCAAGTGCCCAACGTATGCTCCAAAGGGATACACAAGAGTTTGAGGACTATATGTTTGAAATTAGAACTAAGATATTTTCTATGTTATGGAAGAGAGACTGGTTTGTTGTAACTAGATTTAAAAGTCTAATTTCGACTCCTTTTTTATTTATAGATAAGGTTAAATTCCAAGAATTAGCCCATAAAGGACAGGAAGCTATAGAGATGGATCAGATACAACAACTGCGCCAAATTGTCTTTGAGTTGGAGGATATCCGGCAAGGTGGAAGTAGTATCATGGAAGAGTCGGATATAACGAATATAGTACGAGGATAA
- a CDS encoding helix-turn-helix transcriptional regulator, with protein sequence MDNLIKQLEDYRLKNRLTQAELAKLLGVSYVSINKWLNGHTRPQKLQIYQIEQLISTGGQG encoded by the coding sequence ATGGATAACTTAATTAAACAGTTGGAAGACTATAGACTTAAAAACAGACTTACACAGGCAGAACTGGCCAAATTATTGGGGGTTTCTTATGTATCAATCAACAAATGGCTTAACGGGCATACGCGCCCCCAAAAGTTACAAATTTATCAGATTGAGCAATTAATAAGCACAGGGGGACAGGGATGA